In Capillimicrobium parvum, a genomic segment contains:
- a CDS encoding cobalamin B12-binding domain-containing protein, with amino-acid sequence MSARLRVLVTVLGLDQHEAGSLAVTRLLRDAGAEVIYAGRFQIPGTIATVAVQEDVDVVGVSAHSWEVLHYAAELAERLGRADPPIPVVVGGSVITEADRAQIVRLGIDAAVAPGTSAEDIVATFRALAEGRRALA; translated from the coding sequence GTGAGCGCCCGGCTGCGCGTCCTCGTGACCGTGCTCGGCCTCGACCAGCACGAGGCCGGCTCGCTCGCCGTGACGCGCCTGCTGCGCGACGCGGGCGCCGAGGTCATCTACGCCGGCCGCTTCCAGATCCCGGGGACGATCGCGACCGTGGCGGTCCAGGAGGACGTCGACGTCGTGGGGGTCAGCGCGCATTCGTGGGAGGTCCTGCACTACGCCGCCGAGCTGGCCGAGCGGCTGGGCCGGGCGGACCCGCCGATCCCGGTCGTGGTCGGCGGCTCGGTCATCACCGAGGCCGACCGCGCCCAGATCGTGCGGCTCGGCATCGACGCCGCGGTCGCACCGGGGACCAGCGCCGAGGACATCGTCGCCACCTTCCGGGCGCTGGCTGAAGGCCGCCGGGCCCTGGCATGA
- a CDS encoding class I adenylate-forming enzyme family protein — protein sequence MGPQDWTELVLHLAAPSQGDWVALEHGDEQMTIKQLASAMLAAAGALRGDGPVAVSEADPISHTVAVLGAVCAGRPAMLVDPKHPQAVLDDVVERAGATTVVGRPVDGVAHLDRARLVAAPPASPLPRPPEAIGSILLTSGSTGMPKLVQRARGADLHAAMCLRLANFPIEPGDRHWLCVPYAAAPFHSLVMGALLARATVVFAPFARESVDAFLAERRISSVYLVPTMLRLAREHGGLDGPGWRALRALMTGGEKLDAPTAEVLLERFEGRVYCAYGMTEIPRPTEATFEEIAARPGTVGRAIPFRQVRIAEVGGDADLPVGEEGEVLVTGPDLFAGYLGQEPAGDWYRTGDLGRLDEDGYLYITGRASSVVKVAGNRVSTEEVAAELRRHPAVAQAAVIAVDDPTWTSRLVAFVVMTGAEIQTDELRDWMGERHPAYKVPRTVRRIADLPVDSSGKVSLQTLHTIAATSEEAS from the coding sequence GTGGGGCCGCAGGACTGGACCGAGCTCGTGTTGCACCTCGCCGCGCCGTCGCAGGGGGACTGGGTGGCGCTCGAGCACGGCGACGAGCAGATGACGATCAAGCAGCTCGCGTCCGCCATGCTCGCCGCCGCGGGCGCGCTCCGGGGCGACGGCCCCGTCGCGGTGAGCGAGGCCGACCCGATCTCGCACACCGTGGCCGTCCTGGGCGCGGTGTGCGCCGGGCGCCCGGCGATGCTCGTCGACCCGAAGCATCCCCAGGCGGTCCTGGACGACGTCGTCGAGCGCGCCGGCGCGACCACCGTCGTCGGACGCCCCGTCGACGGCGTCGCGCACCTCGACCGGGCGCGACTGGTCGCCGCGCCGCCCGCCTCGCCCCTTCCCCGGCCGCCCGAAGCGATCGGCTCGATCCTGCTCACCTCCGGCTCGACCGGGATGCCGAAGCTCGTCCAGCGCGCCCGCGGCGCCGACCTGCACGCCGCGATGTGCCTGCGCCTCGCGAACTTCCCGATCGAGCCCGGCGACCGCCACTGGCTCTGCGTGCCCTACGCGGCCGCACCGTTCCACAGCCTCGTGATGGGCGCCCTCCTGGCCCGCGCCACCGTCGTCTTCGCACCGTTCGCGCGCGAGTCGGTCGACGCCTTCCTCGCCGAGCGCCGGATCTCGAGCGTGTATCTCGTGCCGACGATGCTGCGCCTGGCGCGCGAGCACGGCGGGCTCGACGGTCCCGGCTGGCGCGCGCTGCGCGCGCTCATGACCGGCGGCGAGAAGCTCGACGCGCCGACCGCCGAGGTCCTGCTCGAGCGCTTCGAGGGGCGGGTCTACTGCGCGTACGGCATGACCGAGATCCCCCGCCCCACCGAGGCGACGTTCGAGGAGATCGCCGCCCGGCCGGGCACGGTCGGCCGCGCGATCCCGTTCCGGCAGGTGCGCATCGCGGAGGTCGGCGGCGACGCGGACCTGCCCGTCGGCGAGGAGGGCGAGGTGCTCGTCACGGGCCCGGACCTGTTCGCCGGCTATCTCGGCCAGGAGCCCGCGGGGGATTGGTACCGCACGGGGGACCTCGGCCGGCTGGACGAGGACGGCTACCTCTACATCACCGGCCGCGCGTCGAGCGTCGTGAAGGTCGCCGGCAACCGCGTGTCGACCGAGGAGGTCGCGGCGGAGCTGCGCCGCCATCCCGCCGTCGCGCAGGCGGCGGTCATCGCGGTCGACGACCCGACGTGGACGAGCAGGCTCGTGGCCTTCGTCGTGATGACCGGGGCCGAGATCCAGACCGACGAGCTGCGGGACTGGATGGGCGAGCGCCATCCGGCCTACAAGGTGCCGCGCACCGTGCGCCGCATCGCCGATCTCCCGGTCGACAGCTCCGGCAAGGTCTCGCTGCAGACGCTGCACACGATCGCCGCGACCTCAGAGGAGGCATCGTGA
- a CDS encoding enoyl-CoA hydratase-related protein yields MHADPVTSPPASAVALSERREGVLILTLNRPEALNAFNRALFDAVREGLEAAAADPQVGCVLVTGSGRAFTAGSDISDDAGPEPEPGGKDPYDAFIECVETFPKPLVAAVNGLAVGIGTTMLGHCELVLAGASARFRMPFTSLGLVPEAGSTSTIPSLMGRQPAVHALLTSSWIPAEEAARTGLVWQLTSDEELLAEALAVCEQIAAQPLESLMSTKRLLLDARLPAARAARDREEPEFRRLTERPAHLEALAAFRERRPPDFRSLLG; encoded by the coding sequence ATGCACGCCGATCCCGTCACGTCACCACCCGCCTCCGCGGTGGCGCTCAGCGAGCGCCGCGAAGGGGTCCTCATCCTCACGCTCAACCGCCCGGAAGCGCTCAACGCGTTCAACCGGGCGCTGTTCGACGCCGTCCGCGAAGGCCTCGAAGCGGCGGCCGCTGACCCCCAGGTCGGCTGCGTCCTCGTGACCGGATCCGGGCGCGCGTTCACCGCCGGGTCGGATATCTCCGACGACGCGGGGCCCGAGCCGGAGCCCGGCGGGAAGGATCCCTACGACGCGTTCATCGAGTGCGTCGAGACCTTCCCGAAGCCCCTCGTCGCCGCCGTCAACGGCCTCGCGGTCGGTATCGGCACGACCATGCTCGGCCACTGCGAGCTCGTGCTCGCGGGCGCGTCCGCGCGCTTTCGCATGCCGTTCACGTCGCTCGGCCTCGTCCCGGAGGCGGGCAGCACCTCGACGATCCCATCGCTCATGGGCCGTCAGCCGGCGGTGCACGCGCTGCTGACGTCGAGCTGGATCCCCGCCGAGGAAGCGGCGCGCACCGGCCTCGTCTGGCAGCTGACCTCCGACGAGGAACTGCTCGCCGAGGCGCTCGCGGTGTGCGAGCAGATCGCCGCCCAGCCGCTCGAATCGCTCATGTCGACGAAGCGGCTGCTGCTCGACGCCCGGCTGCCCGCGGCGCGTGCCGCGCGCGACCGCGAGGAGCCCGAGTTCCGCCGGCTCACCGAGCGCCCCGCCCATCTCGAAGCGCTGGCCGCGTTCCGCGAGCGCCGGCCGCCGGACTTCCGGAGCCTGCTCGGGTGA
- a CDS encoding methylmalonyl-CoA mutase family protein: MGSPTRPERALFYTPASVSVDYERDLGDPGSFPYTRGTRAPRTRAPGEGHELIVRELSGEGPPERSNEQFHYLLEHGATGLDVIGDTPTQCFMDPDHPYARHAVGNQGVSVCRGADFAALYEGIPLDRVSCDHSLPGGFAAAGLFLAAEAHGHDPARLRGSAILPPLFAEDTGYSSNLPIELHMRLATDSIEFCSEHMPRFHPFVEDTYYISDGSVDVVDEMALGFVELREVVRRLIARGVDVDRFAPRIALLVNCRMDFFAEIAKIRASRRLYARMMRDEFGARDPRSLAINVAAHTSGATMTSRQIANNIARGAIQAVALTLAGVRAMEISAFDEAIRTPSRDAHIVGLGTQHVVALETGAADVADPLGGAWYVEALTDELEARIAQRIAFIEGLGDVVRLAEDGFFRAIFAEAMVDRAQEVADGTRPVVGVNVNEIAPARDTLLRDLTEKRIAPAYERIDEIAAWRAAREPGAVVAGLDRLETDCRGGANVMPALVGALRAQASMGECIGVLRECYDRPYDPLGCVERPR; this comes from the coding sequence GTGGGTTCTCCCACGCGCCCGGAGCGGGCGCTGTTCTACACGCCCGCGTCGGTCTCGGTCGACTACGAACGCGACCTCGGCGACCCGGGCAGCTTCCCCTACACGCGCGGCACCCGCGCGCCGCGCACGCGCGCGCCCGGCGAGGGCCACGAGCTCATCGTCCGCGAGCTGTCCGGCGAGGGCCCTCCGGAGCGCTCCAACGAGCAGTTCCACTACCTGCTCGAGCACGGAGCGACCGGCCTCGACGTCATCGGCGACACACCCACCCAGTGCTTCATGGATCCCGACCATCCCTACGCCCGGCACGCGGTCGGCAACCAGGGCGTGTCGGTCTGCCGCGGGGCCGACTTCGCCGCGCTGTACGAGGGCATCCCGCTCGACCGCGTCAGCTGCGACCACTCGCTGCCCGGCGGGTTCGCCGCCGCGGGGCTGTTCCTCGCCGCCGAGGCGCACGGCCACGACCCGGCGCGCCTGCGCGGGTCCGCCATCCTGCCGCCGCTGTTCGCCGAGGACACCGGCTACTCGTCGAACCTGCCGATCGAGCTGCACATGCGCCTGGCCACGGACTCGATCGAGTTCTGCAGCGAGCACATGCCGCGCTTCCATCCCTTCGTCGAGGACACCTACTACATCTCCGACGGCAGCGTGGACGTCGTCGACGAGATGGCGCTCGGGTTCGTCGAGCTTCGCGAGGTCGTGCGGCGGCTGATCGCACGGGGCGTCGACGTCGACCGCTTCGCGCCGCGCATCGCGCTGCTCGTCAACTGCCGGATGGACTTCTTCGCCGAGATCGCGAAGATCCGCGCGTCGCGGCGCCTGTACGCGCGGATGATGCGCGACGAGTTCGGCGCGCGCGATCCCCGGTCGCTGGCGATCAACGTCGCCGCGCACACGTCCGGCGCGACGATGACCTCGCGCCAGATCGCCAACAACATCGCGCGCGGGGCGATCCAGGCGGTCGCGCTCACGCTCGCGGGCGTGCGCGCCATGGAGATCTCGGCGTTCGACGAGGCGATCCGCACGCCGTCGCGCGACGCGCACATCGTCGGGCTCGGCACGCAGCACGTCGTGGCGCTCGAGACGGGCGCCGCCGACGTCGCGGACCCCCTCGGCGGAGCCTGGTACGTCGAGGCGCTGACCGACGAGCTCGAGGCCCGCATCGCGCAGCGCATCGCGTTCATCGAGGGGCTGGGTGACGTCGTCCGTCTCGCCGAGGACGGGTTCTTCCGCGCGATCTTCGCCGAGGCGATGGTCGATCGCGCGCAGGAGGTCGCCGACGGCACCCGCCCGGTCGTGGGCGTCAACGTCAACGAGATCGCGCCCGCGCGCGACACGCTGCTGCGCGACCTCACCGAGAAGCGCATCGCGCCCGCCTACGAGCGCATCGACGAGATCGCGGCGTGGCGGGCGGCGCGCGAGCCGGGCGCGGTCGTGGCCGGGCTGGACCGTCTCGAGACCGACTGCCGCGGGGGCGCGAACGTCATGCCCGCGCTCGTGGGCGCGCTGCGGGCGCAGGCGTCGATGGGCGAGTGCATCGGCGTGCTGCGCGAGTGCTACGACCGCCCGTACGACCCGCTCGGATGCGTGGAGCGACCGCGGTGA
- a CDS encoding VOC family protein, which yields MSAALPAGLQAYFDHAAHAAPSIRDLLPLYAEQLGGRFLYGGDNPRVGYRGVVLGFAGGGKVELLEPLPGSSFFDSFFARHPAGGLHHLTFRVADVRGAIDRARAAGFEIVGVNYDEPEWQEAFVHPRSGHGVLVQFVESNPDYPRLAPGQTLESTLAGEA from the coding sequence ATGAGCGCGGCGCTGCCCGCCGGTCTTCAGGCCTACTTCGACCACGCCGCCCACGCGGCGCCGAGCATCCGCGACCTGCTGCCGCTCTACGCCGAGCAGCTGGGCGGGCGGTTCCTCTACGGCGGCGACAACCCGCGGGTCGGCTACCGGGGCGTCGTGCTCGGCTTCGCCGGCGGCGGCAAGGTCGAGCTGCTCGAGCCGCTGCCGGGCTCGTCGTTCTTCGACAGCTTCTTCGCGCGCCACCCGGCGGGCGGGCTGCACCACCTGACCTTCCGCGTGGCCGACGTGCGCGGGGCGATCGACCGGGCGCGCGCGGCCGGCTTCGAGATCGTCGGGGTCAACTACGACGAGCCCGAGTGGCAGGAGGCGTTCGTGCACCCGCGCTCGGGGCACGGTGTGCTCGTGCAGTTCGTCGAGTCCAACCCGGACTACCCGCGGCTCGCGCCCGGGCAAACGCTCGAGTCGACGCTCGCCGGCGAGGCCTGA
- a CDS encoding acyl-CoA dehydrogenase family protein, protein MRRTIFAPEHDDFRQSVSGFLQREAVQHHDAWESDGKLDRAFWKKAAAQGFVGFEAPEELGGLGLRDYRFNAILVEECCRLGLLPDHFMLQNDVLGPYLIDLANAEQQARWLPGFTSGDLIAAIGMSEPGAGSDLRGISTTAKRDGDHYVLNGSKTFISSGTQADLVVVAARTSSEARASGAFSLLMVEGGMEGFERGRKLEKIGRGSQDTAELFFNDVRVPVENLLGDEGSGLRNLMRNLARERLAVAVAAVAGAEFALEITLEYVKDRKAFGTPIGSFQVSRHHLAQLATELRSARLYTDRCIEAEVAGDLDPVEAAGLKALTTELQWRVVDRCLQLHGGYGYMNEYEISRQWRDARVQRIYGGSTEIMWEIVGRGLGL, encoded by the coding sequence GTGAGACGAACCATCTTTGCACCGGAGCATGACGACTTTCGTCAGTCGGTCAGTGGCTTCCTTCAGCGCGAAGCCGTCCAGCATCATGACGCCTGGGAGAGCGACGGCAAGCTCGACCGCGCGTTCTGGAAGAAGGCGGCCGCTCAGGGCTTCGTGGGCTTCGAGGCCCCGGAGGAGCTCGGTGGCCTCGGCCTGCGCGACTATCGCTTCAACGCGATCCTCGTCGAGGAGTGCTGCCGGCTCGGGCTGCTGCCCGACCACTTCATGCTCCAGAACGACGTCCTGGGGCCCTACCTGATCGACCTCGCCAATGCCGAGCAGCAGGCGCGCTGGCTGCCCGGCTTCACGTCCGGCGACCTGATCGCGGCCATCGGCATGAGCGAGCCCGGCGCCGGCTCCGACCTGCGCGGGATCTCCACGACCGCCAAGCGCGACGGCGACCACTACGTCCTCAACGGCTCCAAGACGTTCATCAGCTCCGGCACGCAGGCCGACCTCGTCGTCGTCGCGGCGCGCACGTCGAGCGAAGCGCGCGCGAGCGGCGCGTTCAGCCTGCTGATGGTCGAGGGCGGCATGGAGGGCTTCGAGCGCGGCCGCAAGCTCGAGAAGATCGGGCGCGGCAGCCAGGACACGGCCGAGCTGTTCTTCAACGACGTCCGGGTCCCGGTCGAGAACCTCCTCGGCGACGAGGGCAGCGGCCTGCGCAACCTCATGCGCAACCTCGCGCGCGAGCGGCTGGCGGTCGCCGTCGCGGCGGTGGCGGGCGCGGAGTTCGCGCTCGAGATCACGCTCGAGTACGTCAAGGACCGCAAGGCGTTCGGCACCCCGATCGGCAGCTTCCAGGTCAGCCGCCATCACCTCGCCCAACTCGCCACCGAGCTGCGCTCGGCCCGCCTCTACACGGACCGCTGCATCGAGGCCGAGGTCGCCGGCGATCTCGACCCCGTCGAGGCCGCGGGGCTCAAGGCGCTGACGACCGAGCTGCAGTGGCGCGTCGTCGACCGCTGTCTGCAGCTGCACGGCGGGTACGGCTACATGAACGAGTACGAGATCTCCCGGCAGTGGCGCGACGCCCGCGTCCAGCGGATCTACGGCGGGTCCACCGAGATCATGTGGGAGATCGTCGGCCGCGGGCTCGGGCTCTAG
- a CDS encoding TIGR03619 family F420-dependent LLM class oxidoreductase, whose amino-acid sequence MRFFLYGTYIPANQLVAVARAAEACGFHGITIPDHVVYPHDTATAYPYAPDPETGRTPWDETCDWPDPMVSAGAMLAATERLTILTGIFVLPMRDPLLVAKAASTVAALSPGRFILGAGAGWLREEFEILGFDFDTRGPRSDEAIGALRALWTGERVSHRGRDVTMRPAPPMPIPIYVGGDARPALRRAALLADGILPPLNSQRRTAEHLETIAGLRAEHGRTGPFDYVAAAAGVGTPDGIAEIGALGVESVHVDPFALYVRRYGGLTLDERRAALERYAGEVIAPLAGA is encoded by the coding sequence GTGAGGTTCTTCCTCTACGGCACGTACATTCCGGCCAACCAGCTCGTCGCGGTCGCGCGCGCGGCGGAGGCCTGCGGCTTCCACGGGATCACGATCCCCGACCACGTGGTGTACCCGCACGACACGGCGACCGCGTATCCCTACGCGCCCGACCCGGAAACCGGCCGGACACCGTGGGACGAGACGTGCGACTGGCCGGACCCGATGGTGTCGGCGGGCGCGATGCTCGCCGCCACCGAGCGGCTGACCATCCTGACCGGCATCTTCGTCCTGCCGATGCGCGACCCGCTGCTCGTGGCCAAGGCCGCCTCGACGGTCGCCGCGCTGAGCCCCGGCCGCTTCATCCTCGGCGCCGGCGCCGGGTGGCTGCGCGAGGAGTTCGAGATCCTCGGCTTCGACTTCGACACCCGCGGCCCGCGCAGCGACGAGGCGATCGGGGCGCTGCGGGCGCTCTGGACCGGCGAGCGCGTCAGCCACCGCGGCCGCGACGTGACGATGCGCCCGGCGCCGCCCATGCCGATCCCGATCTACGTCGGCGGCGACGCGCGCCCCGCGCTGCGCCGGGCCGCCCTGCTCGCCGACGGCATCCTGCCGCCGCTCAACAGCCAGCGCCGAACCGCCGAGCACCTGGAGACGATCGCCGGCCTGCGCGCCGAGCACGGCCGCACCGGCCCGTTCGACTATGTCGCCGCGGCGGCCGGTGTCGGCACGCCCGACGGCATCGCGGAGATCGGGGCGCTCGGGGTCGAGTCGGTCCACGTGGACCCGTTCGCGCTCTACGTGCGCCGCTACGGCGGGCTGACCCTCGACGAGCGCCGGGCGGCGCTCGAGCGCTACGCGGGGGAGGTCATCGCCCCGCTGGCCGGCGCCTGA